The window GTGAAGCGACGTTTGCTGTTACCTTATCGAGTTCGATTATTGAAGTATCATCTATAAGCCAAGTATCGCCATTGCCTATACCAAAATAGAAAAATGTTAATAGTGCGTCATATTGAAAAAGAGCCGTTATTTTAGTCCATTCAGAAGCACCAAACCCTGTAAAAAACGTTATATCACCTCCGGAAAAATCAGTGAATTGAGCAGATAGACCAGCAGAACCAGCAGTCCTTTTTACCCAACAGGAAAACAAATACCATGCGTTATCAACTAATACTCCCGAAAAATTCTGTCTAAATTGAAGTCCAGAAGTCCCTACAAGTTTCTGTGCCGCAATTCCGCTGTGAGTGTCTGCGTTTTCCTCTGTTAATGTTCCCGTGCCTGCTTTTGTCCAATTAGGAGCAACCCCACTTGAATAAGTTCCCTCGAAAGATGGGTTAATAGTTTCAACCTCGTGGCAATCCATCTGGTCAACATAAAGGGTAGCATCGCCGTTTGCATTTATCTTTTTAAATCTAAACTCCAAACCCGCAGAACCCGCAGTCTTAAAAGTTCCTTCATAATAGAGCCATTTGCCTGTTGCGAAAGCAACTCCCAAATCGTCAGTACCCGTATCGAGCCTTCGGGTAAAGACTAAACCAGCCGTTGTTGCAATTAACTCCATTTCATCAGAAGCATGGAGCGTTTCAAAGTAAACCCAAAGCCGATAAAAATAGCCGTGTGGAAACACAAGTTCAACTGTTGTACTATACATGAGCGCATCTGCCGCCGCCGAAACCCAAGTCAGTTTTGCCGATTGGAGGTCATATTTAACGGTGCTTGTATTATTAGTTACCGCTGTATTTGCGCCCGTACCTCCCGAACCACCAAAAGTCCATTCAATAGAAGGGTCATTTTCTTGGTTGCCATCTGCAAATTCATTATCAACCCAAGGATATTGGACGCTTACGGGGTCGCCGCTTGACAGTTCGCCAGCAGAGAGCAGTTTAGTGTCAGGCGTAACGAAAGGCTCGACTCCCGCACCCGAATTGTATAGATCGGTTACTTCGCTATCCGTCAAGGCTCGCTCATAGATTTGCCAGTGTATCAAACCATCAAAAATATCAGTAGCAATATTAGTGGAAACCTGTCCGATTGATAATGTTTCATCAACAGCCGTAGGAACTCCGAGAGCAGAACTGCTTTCCGAATCAGCTGAATCTAATCGTATGCCGAGATAGTTAGTACCGTCAAAACTGTTTTTGGTATCCCATCTAACGACAAGAAAATACCAGGTTCCGGCAGCAAAGTTCGACGATGTAACGTTTATTGTTGCGGTGCGATTTGTACCACCCGCCATAAGCGATACACGCAAAGTATTGCCACCAGTTTTCTCAATAAAAATATCGTTGCTTGAATTGCCGGCTTCATGGAATATTGAATGATTCTTGTTGTCATCGCCATCAAAATAAGGCTTGAGCCAAAACATAATTGTACCCTGATACGGATTGAAATTCGTATAGTTCAATCCGTTCACTATGCTCCCGCGGTCGTAATAGAGACTGTCTGAACCCGTTAACTGAATGGCTTTTGATTGCCGGGTAGTGAGTGACTTAACGCTCCTGTAACCGAACTTGTTGGTGAAATTCCCTGAAACCGTCGAAAGCGTGACGTCGCTGAGGTTGTCGTTATAATCAAAATGAACTACTGCGGTTTTATCGCCCTCAACTATCATCGGATTCGTAACTGCTCCTTTGAGCTCGATAACAGGTTTACTTCGCATCGTGCCGGTGTTGATTTTCTTAAATTCATTTGCTTTAGCTGACATCGTAACCTCAGATATCGTGTTGCCGTATGAGAACGGGTCGTCGCACCTGAACCGCGCCCTGAAAAGCTTCATGTCGTTGCTCATCCACCTGTGAGACAGTTCCGGAAATTCGAATATGCCGTCAAAGACCGCACGATAGTGCCTGCCGGATTCGTCGCCGAATTCCAATCTGCCGTACTTCATCCCGTCGGCGATCGACTCTTCGCCCGGTGGAAGAGTCTCGTCTTCCATTGCAAAGAGAGATTTCACGTTTTCTATATTGCTCATCAGAGAGGCGTGTGAACTCCCTTCGATAGTCCCCTCTATCTCTATCACCCTCGGCTTATACGTCTGCTTGAAGGTGATCCGGCCATGCCTTCCGGGAAGATCGACATCGGAAGTCTTCAACGCAGGCTTGCCCCGCCCTCTCACTTCGGTTATCTCCGCGAACAGATCGCGAATCGATTTGCCGTTCCACTTGATCGAATCACTGAATGCCATTTATCCCTCTATATTATTGCCGCAACATACTGCTTTCACTGTTTAGTGAATTGTCAGGTTAGGAAATTAGGTGCGGGATAGGTCTTGCCATATATCTTCCATGTGCTTGCCATTTACTGTGTCATGATACTCTGTATATGCTTATTTATATTATATTTAGATATGTCATTTACTCTGCCATATATTTGTAATAATACTTGACAGTTTGATTCCATATATATACTTTTGCCCTTTCTATAATTTATGCTAACGTTAGATTATGCAAAAAGAACCTACAATAAAGACACTTATTTGGTCCATTTCTTTAATTGCTGGCATAATCGTGTCCTTAAATTTCGATATTATTTGGGTTTGGATTCTCGTGCCTATCGCAATCATTGCATATTATAAACTTGAAACCTATGAGTTAAGACGATCTAATGTAAAAAAGGTCAAAGAAACTATGAATCGCCTTTGTGCTTCTGTTTCTTATCTGGAGAGACTGCTTGATATTAAATTAAGATCTCATATATCGTTGTTAGGTGACGATGAAAAGCTCAGAATTGAATATCAATACAATATGGAATCTTATGATGATTTATTGATTTCATTATCGCCAGGTCAAGGCTGTATGGGACTTACATGGAATGAAGCAATAGCCGGTATAAGTTTTGATGGAACATTTTGTGACTTGACAATCAAACCTAAAGCAGGTGGGCCCAAATGGTCAATTCCACAAAAAGAGCAAGATAAGGTTTATAAAAAATTGAAGTGGATATATACAGTCCCCATATATGTTTAAGAGCAAGATGCGATTATCCTATATGCTTTATTCACAATTGATGGATCATCCCCCCTTCCAATCAATGAGGATTTATCTACTCATGAATTTCGCTTAGTAAGGACCTTTGCGAAAACTCTTGCTTTTATAATATCAAAAATGTTATATAGTATGAGGCAGATACCAAATTCTGTAGTAGTAGATACTTAAGGTTAAGGAAAATTTACCGATAACTACTTTTAGGAGGAACAGAATGGCATTAAAGCAAACTGAATATACGGTCGAAAAAATGGATGATGGATATTATATCCTTAGAAACGAGAATGCTCGTAAGATGGTGAGAAATGTTGATGTTCACCGTAAGAATGACCGGCATGCACACCAGAAAGAGCATTCTGGACGCCACTCTGTGAAAGGGGCCGCACAAAAGAGATAAAATAGTTCTTGATTAGAAATCCCCCTTACCTCCTCATACTCTCCGCCAGCTCAAGATCGTTCAGGTACATTTGCAGCGCGTTTTTCTGAGTACTCACAGGACCGAGTTTGTCCTTCAGATTTTTCAGTCGCGTGTTGCGCAGCTTCTCGAAACTCTCCTCTATCGTCTGCATCGAGGCGCTGTCCTTTTCCATATCACCGACAGCGAGAGGGTTTGTTTTCGCTTTAACGGTTGGCCAGACAGACTCGAAATAGTTTATGATCCGCGTTTTATTTTCAGAAAGCGCTGATTTGTACTGCTCTAACGCCTCTAACGGATAATGACGGATCAATTTTGTCAACTCGCGCTGCTCCTCGATTTGCGCTATCTTCCTCAGGTTTACCGCTGTTTCAAGGGCAAGTTTCCTGCTTATTTTATCGTCGGTCAGAACCGCATCGCGTATAGAGTTTTTCGCTTCGTCGACAAGAGTTCTATATGAGGTTTCCTCTTCATCGTCGGCGTAAATTATGCTCTGTTCCTCGGACGCTGATTCTGCTATCCTGTTATGGATATCCGACCGATGAGCCGATTCCTCCTGTCTGATCGATTCATTGTACTCCGCCTTTATCCGGCTTGTTTCTGCTTTGATAAACTCGGATGAGTATCTTTCATCCCTGTCGAGCGATTCGATCTCCCCTTCCCGCTTAGCCCTGAGTTCTTCCAATTTAGAATGATGCTCTTCCACCAGGCCCGGGAGAAGCTTTTTCACCGATGATATCACGTCTCCCCCGTAAACAGGCTCTTCTATTCTTACGACCTCATTTTTCTCTTCAGGTTTTTTGGCCATCTGATTCTCCCTTTTGGTTTATTTCATTTCTGCTTGCTGAAAACAGGGACGAGGTGGGTAATCTAATAGGGAAATAGTCTTTTAATTCCCCTCTAACAAGAGGGGTGGATTTTGTCCCGGTTGTTCGGGACAAAAGACAGGGTGTGTTCAATAAGCACTTGTTTCTTCCAATTCACCCTCTCAATCCAACTGCCCTCAGCTGCGAGATCGTCTCGTCCGCAAGTTCCTCTGCTATACTTGAAACATCTGTTCTATCTGAACGTTCAGAGCTGCCGGAATTTTGATCCCGGATCTCTCGACGTAAACTTTCAATCTCAACC of the Candidatus Neomarinimicrobiota bacterium genome contains:
- a CDS encoding phage tail family protein encodes the protein MAFSDSIKWNGKSIRDLFAEITEVRGRGKPALKTSDVDLPGRHGRITFKQTYKPRVIEIEGTIEGSSHASLMSNIENVKSLFAMEDETLPPGEESIADGMKYGRLEFGDESGRHYRAVFDGIFEFPELSHRWMSNDMKLFRARFRCDDPFSYGNTISEVTMSAKANEFKKINTGTMRSKPVIELKGAVTNPMIVEGDKTAVVHFDYNDNLSDVTLSTVSGNFTNKFGYRSVKSLTTRQSKAIQLTGSDSLYYDRGSIVNGLNYTNFNPYQGTIMFWLKPYFDGDDNKNHSIFHEAGNSSNDIFIEKTGGNTLRVSLMAGGTNRTATINVTSSNFAAGTWYFLVVRWDTKNSFDGTNYLGIRLDSADSESSSALGVPTAVDETLSIGQVSTNIATDIFDGLIHWQIYERALTDSEVTDLYNSGAGVEPFVTPDTKLLSAGELSSGDPVSVQYPWVDNEFADGNQENDPSIEWTFGGSGGTGANTAVTNNTSTVKYDLQSAKLTWVSAAADALMYSTTVELVFPHGYFYRLWVYFETLHASDEMELIATTAGLVFTRRLDTGTDDLGVAFATGKWLYYEGTFKTAGSAGLEFRFKKINANGDATLYVDQMDCHEVETINPSFEGTYSSGVAPNWTKAGTGTLTEENADTHSGIAAQKLVGTSGLQFRQNFSGVLVDNAWYLFSCWVKRTAGSAGLSAQFTDFSGGDITFFTGFGASEWTKITALFQYDALLTFFYFGIGNGDTWLIDDTSIIELDKVTANVAS